Proteins co-encoded in one Rudaeicoccus suwonensis genomic window:
- a CDS encoding ABC transporter ATP-binding protein has product MPDIAEVVAPDREISVAVGEPLVRLDELTVEFGGLTALDHVTFDIRRGEILGLIGPNGAGKTTCFNAMTGVYKPSHGTVTMEGASLLGKKKHAITRAGVARTFQNIRLFGEMTALENVVVGLDARHRTSVPGAIFRTPRHLREERESIDRGMALLEFVGIADKATAPSRSLPYGYQRRLEIARALATEPKLLCLDEPAAGFNPAEKQELMQLIRTIRDDGYTVLLIEHDMKLVMGVTDRIVVLEFGRKIADDVPVKIQQDPAVIAAYLGVEEEDDDGAA; this is encoded by the coding sequence CTGCCCGACATCGCCGAGGTCGTGGCCCCCGACCGGGAGATCTCGGTCGCCGTCGGCGAACCACTGGTGCGACTCGACGAACTGACGGTGGAGTTCGGCGGTCTGACGGCACTCGATCACGTGACCTTCGACATACGTCGCGGGGAGATCCTCGGGCTGATCGGCCCGAACGGTGCCGGCAAGACCACGTGCTTCAACGCGATGACCGGCGTCTACAAGCCGTCGCACGGCACCGTCACAATGGAGGGCGCGTCGCTGCTCGGCAAGAAGAAGCACGCGATCACCCGTGCCGGCGTCGCCCGGACCTTCCAGAACATCCGCCTGTTCGGCGAGATGACGGCTCTGGAGAACGTCGTCGTAGGCCTGGACGCGCGCCACCGCACCAGCGTGCCGGGCGCCATCTTCCGGACCCCGCGGCATCTGCGCGAGGAGCGCGAGTCCATCGACAGAGGTATGGCGCTGCTGGAGTTCGTCGGCATCGCCGACAAGGCCACGGCACCCTCGCGGAGCCTGCCCTACGGCTACCAACGCCGGCTCGAGATCGCGCGTGCGCTGGCCACCGAACCCAAGTTGCTGTGCCTGGACGAACCGGCAGCGGGATTCAATCCTGCCGAGAAGCAGGAGCTGATGCAGCTGATCCGGACGATCCGCGACGACGGCTACACCGTCCTGCTCATCGAGCACGACATGAAGCTGGTCATGGGCGTGACCGACCGCATCGTGGTGTTGGAGTTCGGCCGCAAGATCGCCGACGACGTGCCCGTGAAGATCCAACAGGACCCGGCCGTGATTGCGGCATACCTCGGGGTCGAGGAAGAAGATGACGATGGCGCTGCTTGA
- a CDS encoding ABC transporter ATP-binding protein: MALLEIDDVSVHYGRIQALHNMSITVEQGEIVSLIGANGAGKTTTMRSVAGLLGLSGGAIRFDGEDISKTKAHLRVVKGMSLTPEGRGIFPSMTVLENLDMGAYARKDKSGMAADFDRVFDLFPRLKERQKQTGGTMSGGEQQMLAIGRALMAQPKLLLLDEPSMGLAPQFIRQIFAIIKQVNEQGTTVLLVEQNANQALRLAHRAYILETGRITREGTGRELAADDAVKAAYLGA, from the coding sequence ATGGCGCTGCTTGAGATCGACGACGTGAGCGTCCACTACGGGCGGATCCAGGCTCTGCACAACATGTCGATCACCGTCGAACAAGGTGAGATCGTCTCGCTCATCGGCGCCAACGGCGCGGGCAAGACCACCACGATGCGCTCGGTGGCGGGGCTGCTCGGTCTGTCGGGCGGCGCGATTCGCTTCGACGGCGAGGACATTTCCAAGACCAAGGCCCACCTGCGGGTCGTCAAAGGTATGTCGCTGACGCCCGAGGGTCGTGGGATCTTCCCGTCGATGACGGTCCTGGAGAACCTCGACATGGGGGCCTACGCCCGCAAGGACAAGTCAGGCATGGCCGCCGACTTCGACCGGGTCTTCGACCTGTTCCCGCGCTTGAAGGAACGCCAGAAGCAGACCGGCGGAACGATGTCCGGGGGCGAGCAGCAGATGCTGGCGATCGGGCGGGCATTGATGGCGCAGCCCAAGCTGTTGCTGCTCGACGAGCCGTCGATGGGTCTGGCGCCGCAGTTCATCCGGCAGATCTTCGCCATCATCAAACAGGTCAACGAGCAGGGCACCACGGTGCTGCTGGTCGAGCAGAACGCCAATCAGGCGCTGCGTCTGGCACACCGCGCGTACATCCTTGAGACCGGTCGCATCACCCGTGAGGGCACGGGACGTGAACTCGCTGCCGACGATGCGGTGAAGGCGGCCTACCTCGGAGCGTGA
- a CDS encoding branched-chain amino acid ABC transporter permease — protein MSMGQAPMGGAVEAQEHQDEQLEQARKPKLLAGVQEKWNGLERWQQWLVLAVVAIIVFFLPVINPPIITTEPGTDFPLACFDMARFALAALGLSVVVGQAGLLDLGYVGFFAVGSYVAALWTSTDSTMVHIPYLWTLPLAMVVTVVFGVLLGIPTLRLRGDYLAIVTLGFGEIIRLLASIVPALRGNVGFQNIGAPPGTHDGKQIFDNSNGTPWYMLTVAIIIVVMLLLGNLERSRVGRAWIAIREDEDAAETMGVPTFKFKLWAFGTGAAIGGLSGAIFAGQVGFVNNQKFDVATSMLFLAAVVLGGSGNKFGAVIGGAVVSYIPNRFIDIAPYKYLVFGVILIVLMIFRPQGLLGVRNHLLGAIGRLRQWVGSAPTATAGGRAATVDLPEKGDLS, from the coding sequence ATGAGCATGGGCCAGGCCCCGATGGGCGGCGCCGTCGAGGCGCAGGAACACCAGGACGAGCAGCTCGAACAAGCCCGAAAGCCCAAGCTGCTGGCCGGTGTCCAGGAGAAGTGGAACGGACTCGAGCGTTGGCAGCAGTGGCTGGTGCTGGCGGTCGTGGCGATCATCGTGTTCTTCCTGCCGGTGATCAACCCACCGATCATCACCACCGAACCGGGCACCGACTTCCCGCTCGCGTGCTTCGACATGGCGCGTTTCGCATTGGCGGCGCTGGGTCTCAGTGTCGTGGTGGGCCAGGCCGGTCTGCTCGACCTGGGCTACGTCGGCTTCTTCGCTGTCGGTTCGTATGTCGCAGCACTGTGGACCAGCACCGACTCCACGATGGTGCACATCCCGTATCTGTGGACCCTGCCACTGGCCATGGTCGTGACAGTGGTCTTCGGAGTGCTGCTCGGCATACCGACCCTGCGCCTGCGCGGCGACTATCTGGCGATCGTGACCCTCGGCTTCGGCGAGATCATCAGGTTGCTGGCCAGCATCGTGCCGGCGCTGCGCGGCAACGTCGGCTTCCAGAACATCGGTGCGCCGCCCGGCACCCATGACGGCAAGCAGATCTTCGACAACAGCAACGGCACACCGTGGTACATGCTGACCGTCGCGATCATCATCGTGGTGATGTTGCTGCTCGGCAACCTCGAACGCTCCCGGGTCGGTCGCGCCTGGATCGCGATCCGCGAGGACGAGGACGCCGCCGAGACGATGGGCGTGCCGACCTTCAAGTTCAAGCTGTGGGCCTTCGGCACCGGCGCCGCGATCGGTGGCCTGTCCGGGGCGATCTTCGCCGGTCAGGTGGGCTTCGTGAACAACCAGAAGTTCGACGTGGCGACCTCGATGCTGTTCCTGGCAGCGGTGGTGCTCGGCGGATCCGGCAACAAGTTCGGAGCGGTGATCGGTGGTGCGGTGGTGTCGTACATCCCGAACCGGTTCATCGACATCGCGCCCTACAAGTACCTCGTCTTCGGCGTGATCCTCATCGTGCTGATGATCTTCCGTCCGCAGGGCCTCCTGGGTGTCCGCAACCACCTGCTCGGCGCGATCGGCCGGCTGCGGCAATGGGTCGGCTCGGCGCCAACGGCGACCGCCGGCGGGCGCGCTGCCACCGTCGACCTGCCTGAGAAAGGTGATCTGTCGTGA